One Anopheles marshallii chromosome 3, idAnoMarsDA_429_01, whole genome shotgun sequence genomic region harbors:
- the LOC128712807 gene encoding mucin-5AC-like, which produces MKENLAEMARMALGLVPGQSSSSTSSGASEASTGTGSLGSSEQSTSTSGGHIVSAVAKRGRLLIRQQRIKKESDSSSIGQQPYEPDTPSDDNSPTAQYGHQHLLTVPSHHRFERQVSEPILPLSSSISVIGGPIGSSGESRHGAGDRPHGHLLSVPTSQQPYLVKQHSHPLLPSQTSASGHSAGGTFEPLQAYNLQRQLSHPGTGQRGNSTPLTLVTSSSGSTHYLTPSSSLKTDSDEESGTPTSAIPTIQLQSSVDRTGSSGPTVVIVPAEPIQTASCGSSVSVVSNASDQQSNPTTITSAPTSTIRVKGEELSRSISTPLTSSRSTDIPGLDNPRSSHCPVVREGPALGCNFCWNTIDAHGRILRRKTKYHCPECQTNLCIVPCFQEYHERQSAENPTPTNDSGGGGGTGGTKSSLRHYAKSGSM; this is translated from the exons ATGAAGGAGAACT TGGCTGAGATGGCGCGTATGGCACTTGGGTTGGTACCAGGTCAGTCGTCCTCATCGACGTCCAGTGGTGCATCGGAAGCTTCAACCGGTACCGGCAGTCTCGGTAGCAGCGAACAGTCCACCTCCACGTCCGGTGGTCACATAGTGAGTGCGGTGGCAAAGCGTGGCCGTCTGTTGATCCGTCAGCAGCGCATCAAGAAGGAAAGCGATTCATCCTCAATCGGTCAGCAACCGTACGAACCGGATACGCCGTCGGATGACAACAGTCCTACGGCACAGTACGGCCATCAGCATCTGCTCACCGTGCCGTCACACCATCGCTTTGAGCGCCAAGTGTCCGAACCAATCCTGCCACTATCGTCGTCCATTTCCGTGATTGGTGGACCGATCGGATCGTCGGGTGAGAGCCGCCATGGTGCGGGTGATCGACCGCACGGCCATTTGCTTTCCGTACCTACCAGCCAGCAACCGTACCTTGTTAAGCAACACTCGCATCCACTGTTACCAAGTCAAACATCAGCCAGCGGTCACAGTGCGGGTGGAACGTTCGAACCACTGCAAGCGTATAACCTGCAACGGCAGCTCTCTCATCCTGGTACGGGACAGCGTGGTAATTCGACACCTTTGACACTGGTTACGAGCAGCAGCGGTTCTACACACTACCTAACGCCATCGTCCTCATTGAAGACGGACTCGGATGAGGAATCGGGTACACCGACAAGCGCGATTCCAACGATTCAGCTACAATCGAGCGTAGATCGTACCGGTTCTTCCGGTCCGACGGTGGTGATTGTACCGGCCGAACCGATACAAACCGCCTCGTGTGGTTCTTCCGTAAGTGTCGTTAGCAATGCTAGCGATCAGCAGTCAAATCCTACCACCATCACGTCCGCACCGACCAGTACAATTCGCGTTAAGGGTGAAGAGCTTTCCCGGTCGATATCAACCCCATTG ACCTCATCCCGCTCCACCGACATACCGGGGCTGGATAATCCTCGCTCGAGTCACTGTCCGGTGGTACGCGAAGGACCGGCTCTCGGGTGTAATTTCTGCTGGAACACGATCGATGCGCACGGGCGTATCTTGCGCCGCAAAACCAAGTACCACTGTCCGGAGTGTCAGACGAATCTGTGCATCGTGCCCTGCTTCCAGGAGTATCACGAACGTCAGTCGGCTGAAAATCCGACCCCAACCAACGacagtggcggtggtggtggcactgGTGGGACAAAATCCAGCCTACGGCATTACGCCAAATCGGGCTCGATGTAA